The following are encoded together in the Bacillus cereus group sp. RP43 genome:
- a CDS encoding amino acid permease: protein MNLFIKKAMNEEKKKVLKQTLGAIDLTLLGIGAIIGTGIFVLTGIVAAKHAGPAIVLSFMLAAIVCACVAFCYAEFASTVPVSGSVYSYTYMTLGEIFAFIVGWCVMLEYLLATSAVAAGWSAYFQSLLLGFNIHIPAIVASAPGMGNGGIIDLPAVIIILVVTFLLSRGVKESARINNAMVIIKLAVILVFIIVGANYVKPENWQPFLPFGYHGVIGGAATVFFAFLGFDAVATAAEEVKRPQRNVPIGLLVSLCICTILYVGVSFVLTGMVPFTDLNVADPVAYALRIVGEDRIAGLLSVGAIAGLTTVLLVAMFAFVRVSYSMSRDGLLPKRFSSVHKRYQTPFFNTWITGILAAVLAGLLDLNLLANLVNVGTITAFIFVSIAVIVLRKTHPNLKRPFRAPLVPFLPILAIVSCLYLALNLSKTTLISFAIWVIVGIFIYFIYAKKHSKIRNRV, encoded by the coding sequence ATGAATTTATTTATAAAGAAAGCAATGAATGAAGAAAAGAAAAAAGTGTTAAAGCAAACTTTAGGAGCAATTGATTTAACGCTTTTAGGAATTGGAGCAATTATTGGTACAGGTATTTTCGTATTAACAGGTATTGTAGCGGCGAAACATGCTGGTCCAGCAATTGTATTATCTTTCATGTTAGCCGCAATTGTATGTGCTTGTGTAGCTTTTTGTTATGCTGAATTTGCATCTACAGTCCCGGTCTCAGGAAGTGTGTATTCGTATACGTATATGACATTAGGTGAGATTTTTGCTTTTATAGTTGGCTGGTGTGTCATGTTAGAGTACTTATTAGCTACTTCCGCGGTGGCGGCGGGATGGTCAGCCTATTTTCAGTCATTGCTACTAGGGTTTAATATTCATATTCCGGCAATCGTTGCTTCTGCACCAGGGATGGGGAATGGCGGGATTATCGACTTGCCAGCGGTTATTATTATTTTAGTTGTTACATTTTTACTAAGTCGTGGTGTGAAAGAAAGTGCACGTATAAATAATGCAATGGTTATTATTAAACTGGCTGTTATTTTAGTATTTATTATTGTAGGAGCAAACTATGTAAAGCCAGAGAATTGGCAGCCGTTTCTTCCTTTTGGATACCATGGTGTTATTGGAGGAGCTGCTACTGTATTTTTTGCCTTTTTAGGTTTCGATGCAGTTGCAACAGCAGCAGAGGAAGTGAAACGCCCACAACGCAACGTTCCAATTGGATTACTTGTCTCTTTATGCATTTGTACAATTCTTTATGTTGGTGTTTCATTCGTGTTAACTGGAATGGTTCCATTTACGGATCTGAATGTAGCTGATCCAGTTGCATATGCACTGCGTATTGTAGGAGAGGATAGAATTGCTGGTCTATTATCAGTTGGAGCGATAGCTGGTTTAACAACAGTTCTGTTAGTTGCTATGTTCGCATTTGTTCGAGTATCATACTCGATGAGCCGAGATGGATTGTTACCAAAAAGATTTTCGAGTGTTCATAAACGTTATCAAACACCATTTTTTAATACATGGATTACGGGTATTCTTGCGGCTGTATTAGCAGGTTTATTGGACTTGAATTTGTTGGCAAATTTAGTGAACGTGGGAACGATAACAGCTTTCATATTTGTATCTATAGCTGTAATTGTATTAAGGAAGACACATCCTAATTTGAAAAGACCGTTCCGTGCTCCGTTAGTTCCATTCTTACCTATACTTGCGATAGTAAGTTGTTTATATTTAGCATTAAATCTTTCTAAAACCACTTTAATCAGTTTTGCAATTTGGGTTATTGTAGGTATTTTTATTTATTTTATATACGCGAAAAAACATAGTAAGATTAGAAATAGAGTATAA
- a CDS encoding DUF1294 domain-containing protein: MKWIYFIIINVIAFSMMGLDKRKAKKKQWRTPESTLFLSAAVGGAIGAWIGMYMFHHKTHKSKFVFGIPVLVIITVGVFLYI; the protein is encoded by the coding sequence ATGAAATGGATTTATTTTATTATTATCAACGTTATAGCATTTAGTATGATGGGGCTTGATAAGCGAAAAGCAAAGAAAAAGCAGTGGAGAACGCCAGAAAGTACGTTGTTTTTATCAGCTGCAGTTGGAGGAGCGATTGGAGCTTGGATTGGTATGTATATGTTTCATCATAAGACACATAAAAGTAAATTTGTTTTCGGTATTCCAGTGCTCGTTATTATAACAGTAGGAGTGTTTTTATACATATAA
- the rarD gene encoding EamA family transporter RarD, translated as MGSQTAEQKQGIIYAAGAYTMWGVLPIYWKWVEEVPADEILAHRIVWAFVFMLLVLGITKRFRQFGGELVALFKRPKLLMSLTIASVLISGNWFVYIWAVNHNHVIEASLGYYINPLISILLGTVVLKEKLNFWQYVAVGLAGVGVVILTVRFGSIPWVSLSLAFSFGLYGLTKKLLNYDATIGLTMETMLVTPFALIYLFMTGVHGFGSFGSISAISTFLLIGAGIVTALPLFYFAKGAQLIPLYMIGFLQYIAPTISLILGVFVFGEHFTSTHMIAFFCIWIALFVFSMAKTKFLLQKQPKFIKNKSAKVS; from the coding sequence ATGGGGAGTCAAACAGCAGAGCAAAAGCAGGGGATTATATATGCGGCGGGTGCGTATACGATGTGGGGAGTCCTTCCGATTTATTGGAAATGGGTGGAGGAAGTACCGGCGGATGAAATATTAGCACACCGCATCGTTTGGGCATTTGTTTTTATGTTGTTAGTTTTAGGGATAACGAAGAGGTTTCGTCAGTTTGGTGGGGAGTTAGTGGCCCTTTTTAAACGACCTAAATTATTAATGTCATTAACAATTGCTTCGGTACTTATTAGTGGAAACTGGTTTGTATACATATGGGCCGTAAATCATAACCATGTAATCGAAGCAAGTCTTGGGTATTATATTAATCCACTTATAAGTATTTTACTTGGTACAGTTGTTTTAAAAGAGAAGCTTAATTTTTGGCAATATGTTGCGGTTGGTTTAGCTGGAGTAGGTGTTGTTATTTTAACGGTACGTTTCGGATCAATTCCATGGGTTTCTCTTTCACTTGCTTTTTCATTTGGATTATATGGATTAACGAAAAAATTATTAAATTACGACGCAACAATTGGGCTTACGATGGAAACGATGTTAGTGACGCCATTTGCACTTATATATTTGTTTATGACAGGAGTGCATGGTTTCGGTTCGTTCGGTTCTATTTCGGCAATATCAACGTTTCTTTTAATAGGGGCGGGTATTGTTACAGCATTACCACTCTTTTATTTTGCTAAAGGAGCACAACTTATTCCGCTCTATATGATAGGATTTTTACAATACATCGCGCCGACTATTAGTTTAATTTTAGGGGTGTTCGTTTTTGGTGAACATTTCACATCTACTCATATGATTGCATTTTTCTGTATATGGATTGCTTTATTTGTCTTTTCAATGGCGAAAACAAAGTTTCTACTACAGAAACAACCAAAATTTATTAAAAATAAATCAGCAAAAGTATCATAA
- a CDS encoding divergent PAP2 family protein, whose product METILHNDPLIAAIISWFLAQLTKVVFKLIKTGEFDFAKFFASGGMPSSHASTVTALATGVGVVEGVESPIFAVAAIFAIIVMYDASGVRLAVSKQAKILNDFFHGRQTEYKKLNELVGHTPYQVVVGALLGIVVGVGYCL is encoded by the coding sequence ATGGAAACAATTTTACATAATGATCCACTTATAGCAGCTATAATCTCTTGGTTTTTAGCACAGTTAACGAAAGTCGTTTTTAAATTAATAAAAACAGGCGAGTTTGATTTTGCTAAGTTCTTTGCTTCAGGTGGAATGCCAAGTTCGCATGCTTCGACTGTTACTGCACTTGCTACAGGTGTCGGAGTGGTGGAAGGTGTGGAGAGTCCAATATTTGCGGTTGCCGCTATTTTTGCCATTATTGTTATGTACGATGCTTCAGGAGTAAGGCTTGCGGTAAGTAAGCAAGCGAAAATATTGAATGATTTTTTTCATGGTAGACAAACAGAATATAAAAAGTTAAATGAGCTCGTTGGACATACACCGTATCAAGTTGTTGTTGGTGCACTATTAGGAATTGTTGTCGGGGTTGGGTATTGTTTGTAA
- a CDS encoding prenyltransferase/squalene oxidase repeat-containing protein yields the protein MLLYDKVRDEIERRTTALQTMQRQDGTWRFCFEGALLTDCHMIFLLKLLGRDDEIEPFVKRLVSLQTNEGTWKLYEDEKGGNLSATIQAYAALLASKKYSKEDVNMRRAEMFIKERGGVSRAHFMTKFLLAIHGEYEFPTLFHFPTPILFLQDDSPLSIFGLSSSARIHLIPMMICMNKRFHVEKKLLPNLNHIAGGGGQWFREERSPLFQSFLGDVKKVISYPLSLHHKGYEEVERFMKERIDENGTLYSYASATFYMIYALLALGHSIQSPIIEKAVTGLKSYIWKMDRGSHLQNSPSTVWDTALLSYSLQEAKVTNENKMIQRATEYLLQKQQTKKVDWSVHASSLVAGGWGFSDVNTTIPDIDDTTAVLRALARSRGNDRVDKAWGRGVEWVKGLQNNEGGWGAFERGVTSKLLSNLPIENASDMITDPSTPDITGRVLELFGTYAPNELPEEQKKKAIKWLMDVQEQNGSWYGKWGICYIYGTWATMTGLRAVEVPSTHPSLKKAVSWLEHLQHEDGGWGESCQSSVEKKFISLPFSTPSQTAWALDALISYYDQETPIIRKGISYLLAQSTMNEKYPTGTGLPGGFYIRYHSYGHIYPLLALAHYVKKYRK from the coding sequence GTGCTACTATATGACAAAGTGCGTGACGAAATAGAACGGAGAACGACTGCACTTCAAACGATGCAAAGACAAGATGGGACGTGGAGATTTTGTTTTGAAGGAGCACTGTTAACAGATTGTCATATGATTTTTTTACTCAAATTGTTAGGGCGAGACGATGAAATAGAGCCGTTTGTGAAAAGGTTGGTATCTCTTCAAACAAATGAAGGGACTTGGAAATTATATGAGGATGAAAAGGGAGGGAATTTATCCGCAACGATTCAAGCATATGCAGCTTTACTTGCTTCAAAGAAGTATTCGAAAGAAGATGTGAATATGAGGCGAGCTGAAATGTTTATTAAGGAACGCGGTGGAGTTTCTCGTGCTCATTTTATGACGAAATTTTTATTAGCGATTCATGGAGAATATGAATTTCCTACGCTTTTTCACTTTCCAACGCCAATCTTATTTTTACAAGATGACTCCCCCCTCAGTATATTTGGGCTAAGCAGCTCAGCGCGTATACATTTAATTCCGATGATGATTTGTATGAATAAGAGATTCCATGTAGAGAAAAAGTTATTGCCAAATTTAAATCATATTGCAGGTGGGGGTGGGCAATGGTTTCGAGAGGAGCGGTCTCCGCTGTTTCAATCGTTTTTAGGTGATGTGAAAAAGGTAATATCTTATCCATTATCATTACATCATAAAGGATACGAAGAAGTAGAGCGCTTTATGAAGGAGCGTATAGATGAAAATGGAACTTTGTATAGTTATGCGAGTGCTACGTTTTATATGATTTATGCTTTGCTTGCATTAGGGCACTCTATTCAGTCTCCAATTATTGAGAAAGCTGTGACAGGATTAAAATCTTATATATGGAAGATGGACAGAGGAAGTCATTTGCAAAATTCTCCTTCTACCGTATGGGATACCGCTTTACTTAGCTATTCATTGCAAGAAGCTAAAGTTACAAATGAAAATAAGATGATTCAAAGGGCGACAGAGTATTTATTGCAAAAACAACAAACTAAAAAGGTAGATTGGAGCGTACATGCATCATCACTTGTAGCTGGCGGTTGGGGATTTTCAGATGTTAATACGACGATCCCTGATATAGACGATACTACAGCTGTCCTTAGAGCGTTAGCGCGAAGTAGAGGGAATGATAGAGTAGATAAGGCTTGGGGCAGAGGCGTGGAATGGGTAAAAGGATTGCAAAACAACGAAGGAGGCTGGGGAGCTTTTGAACGAGGGGTAACGAGCAAGTTACTATCGAATTTGCCGATTGAAAATGCGAGTGATATGATAACCGATCCGTCCACACCAGATATTACAGGTAGGGTGTTAGAATTATTCGGAACGTATGCACCGAATGAATTGCCTGAAGAGCAAAAAAAGAAAGCTATCAAATGGTTAATGGATGTACAAGAACAGAATGGATCATGGTATGGAAAATGGGGGATATGTTATATATATGGGACATGGGCAACGATGACAGGCTTACGTGCAGTAGAAGTGCCTTCTACTCATCCATCGTTGAAAAAAGCAGTTTCATGGCTCGAGCATTTGCAGCATGAAGACGGAGGGTGGGGAGAATCCTGTCAAAGTAGTGTAGAGAAAAAATTTATTTCTTTACCCTTTAGCACGCCGTCACAAACAGCGTGGGCACTTGATGCACTTATTTCTTACTACGATCAAGAAACACCGATTATTCGAAAAGGAATTTCATATTTGCTCGCGCAGTCTACTATGAATGAAAAATATCCTACTGGTACAGGGTTACCGGGTGGCTTTTATATTCGCTACCATAGTTATGGGCATATATATCCGTTACTTGCCTTAGCGCACTATGTAAAGAAATATAGAAAATAA
- a CDS encoding YfhD family protein codes for MKKKNVNRNKAADGIDVEFARELADHNDLEANARANAADARQKRQSAEK; via the coding sequence ATGAAAAAAAAGAATGTAAATCGAAACAAAGCTGCCGATGGCATTGATGTTGAGTTCGCTCGCGAACTCGCTGACCACAATGACTTAGAAGCAAACGCACGTGCAAATGCCGCTGATGCACGTCAAAAACGCCAATCAGCAGAAAAATAA
- the fabG gene encoding 3-oxoacyl-ACP reductase FabG, with amino-acid sequence MDLLNGKTAVVTGAAQGIGKEIARVFAKLGAKVLISDVNEEKLQETTRELSDEGYDVSLYRCDVSNQNEAKSLIEYAVQKFGTLHILVNNAGITKDAMLHKMEKSAWEQVLQVNLTGVFYCMQPALLYMRQQQYGRIINISSISREGNIGQANYAATKAGVVGLTKTAAKEVGSFGITCNAICPGFMDTDMTKTIPDKVKEKMVGAIPVGRIGTPEDIANAAAFLASEYASYITGEVLNVSGGLQV; translated from the coding sequence ATGGACTTGTTGAATGGGAAAACAGCTGTTGTAACGGGTGCTGCACAGGGGATTGGAAAAGAAATCGCACGAGTTTTTGCAAAACTAGGGGCTAAAGTATTAATTAGTGATGTAAATGAAGAGAAGCTACAAGAAACGACACGTGAATTATCAGATGAAGGGTATGATGTGAGCTTATATCGATGTGATGTGAGTAATCAAAATGAAGCGAAGTCGTTAATTGAATATGCGGTGCAAAAATTTGGTACATTACATATTTTAGTGAATAACGCTGGGATTACAAAAGATGCAATGTTACATAAGATGGAGAAGTCTGCTTGGGAACAAGTATTACAAGTGAACTTAACTGGCGTTTTTTATTGTATGCAGCCAGCACTTCTTTATATGAGACAACAACAGTATGGACGGATTATTAATATTTCTTCTATTAGTAGGGAAGGAAATATTGGACAAGCAAATTATGCGGCTACAAAAGCAGGGGTTGTAGGCTTAACAAAAACAGCAGCGAAAGAGGTTGGAAGTTTTGGTATTACGTGTAATGCGATTTGTCCAGGGTTTATGGATACTGATATGACAAAAACAATACCGGATAAAGTAAAAGAGAAAATGGTTGGAGCGATTCCAGTTGGAAGAATCGGAACACCGGAAGATATTGCAAACGCAGCTGCCTTTTTAGCATCAGAGTATGCGTCTTACATTACAGGAGAGGTATTAAATGTGAGCGGTGGGTTGCAAGTGTAA
- the dhaS gene encoding aldehyde dehydrogenase DhaS — protein MSQLAVNLHEKVEKFLQGTKKLYVNGAFIESASGKTFKTPNPATGETLAIVAEAGREDIHKAVVAARMAFDEGPWSRMSTAERSRLMYKLADLMEEHKEELAQLETLDNGKPIRETLAADVPLAIEHMRYYAGWATKIVGQTIPVSGEYFNYTRHEAVGVVGQIIPWNFPLLMAMWKMGAALATGCTIVLKPAEQTPLSALYLAELIEEAGFPKGVVNIVPGFGETAGQALVNHPLVDKIAFTGSTPVGKQIMRQASESLKRVTLELGGKSPNIILPDADLSRAIPAALSGVMFNQGQVCCAGSRLFIPKKMYDNVMADLVLYSKKLNQGAGLNPETTIGPLVSEEQQKRVMGYIEKGIAEGAEVLCGGNKPFDQGYFVSPTVFADVNDEMTIAKEEIFGPVISALPFNDIDEVIDRANKSQFGLAAGVWTENVKTAHYIASKVRAGTVWVNCYNVFDAASPFGGFKQSGLGREMGSYALNNYTEVKSVWINLN, from the coding sequence ATGAGTCAACTAGCTGTAAATCTTCATGAAAAGGTAGAGAAATTTCTTCAAGGCACAAAGAAACTATATGTGAACGGAGCGTTCATTGAAAGCGCTTCCGGAAAAACATTTAAAACTCCTAACCCAGCAACTGGTGAAACACTCGCTATCGTTGCTGAAGCTGGTCGCGAAGACATTCATAAAGCTGTGGTAGCTGCTCGAATGGCTTTCGATGAAGGTCCTTGGTCACGCATGAGCACTGCTGAACGAAGCCGTCTTATGTACAAACTTGCTGATTTAATGGAAGAGCATAAAGAAGAGCTGGCACAGCTTGAAACGTTAGATAACGGAAAACCAATCCGCGAAACTTTAGCAGCAGACGTTCCTCTTGCAATTGAACATATGCGCTATTATGCTGGCTGGGCTACAAAAATCGTTGGACAAACAATCCCTGTTTCTGGTGAATATTTTAACTATACACGCCATGAAGCTGTTGGTGTTGTCGGTCAAATTATCCCATGGAACTTCCCACTTCTTATGGCAATGTGGAAAATGGGAGCAGCCCTTGCAACAGGATGTACAATCGTCTTAAAACCTGCAGAACAAACTCCATTATCCGCTCTATACTTAGCTGAATTAATTGAAGAAGCTGGATTCCCGAAAGGCGTTGTTAACATCGTTCCTGGATTCGGTGAAACAGCTGGACAAGCTCTCGTTAATCATCCACTCGTAGATAAAATTGCATTTACAGGCTCTACTCCAGTCGGCAAACAAATTATGAGACAAGCATCTGAATCGTTAAAACGCGTTACATTAGAGCTTGGTGGTAAGTCGCCAAATATTATTTTACCAGACGCTGATTTATCTCGAGCGATTCCAGCTGCGCTTTCTGGTGTTATGTTTAACCAAGGACAAGTGTGCTGCGCTGGGTCACGCTTATTTATTCCGAAGAAAATGTACGACAATGTCATGGCTGATCTCGTTCTATATTCAAAAAAATTAAATCAAGGCGCTGGTCTAAATCCAGAGACTACAATCGGACCTCTAGTTTCTGAAGAACAGCAAAAACGTGTAATGGGCTATATTGAAAAAGGCATTGCAGAAGGTGCTGAAGTACTTTGCGGAGGAAACAAACCATTCGATCAAGGTTACTTCGTTTCTCCTACAGTATTCGCTGATGTAAATGATGAGATGACAATCGCTAAAGAAGAAATTTTCGGTCCAGTTATTTCTGCATTACCGTTTAACGATATTGATGAAGTAATTGATCGTGCGAATAAATCACAATTCGGCTTAGCGGCTGGTGTATGGACAGAAAACGTAAAAACTGCACATTATATTGCAAGCAAAGTACGTGCAGGTACAGTATGGGTAAACTGTTATAACGTCTTTGATGCAGCATCTCCATTTGGAGGATTTAAACAATCTGGCCTTGGCCGCGAAATGGGATCTTACGCGCTGAACAACTATACAGAAGTGAAGAGCGTTTGGATTAACTTAAATTAA
- a CDS encoding YhdT family protein: MKNYHDDPRFRVAHREALIGLGLAIINFIIWYGFAYGLGSKDPSEYTYVLGFPAWFFYSCIVGFIVMVILLILVVRFLFQDISLDEEEKSEE, from the coding sequence ATGAAGAATTATCATGATGATCCGCGCTTTCGAGTTGCCCATAGAGAAGCGTTAATTGGACTTGGCTTAGCTATTATTAATTTTATAATATGGTATGGATTTGCTTATGGGCTTGGAAGTAAGGATCCGAGTGAATATACATATGTATTAGGTTTTCCAGCATGGTTTTTTTATAGCTGTATCGTTGGATTTATCGTAATGGTTATTTTGCTTATTTTAGTTGTTCGTTTTTTATTTCAAGATATTTCACTCGATGAGGAAGAAAAAAGTGAGGAATGA
- the panF gene encoding sodium/pantothenate symporter, with the protein MNWYVIIPMIISFIVVFLIGVYASRRVQATANNKFLQEYFLGGRELGGLLLAMTMIATYGSASSFIGGPGIAYNIGLGWVLLSAIQVVTGYIVLTVIGKKFAIIARKMEAITLIDYLKGRYNNKAVVVLSALCIIIFLFSATVAQWVGGGRLIESLTGLSYTTALFLFTFSVLVYVLIGGFRAVALSDTLLGIIMLVGTTIILIATVIAGGGVEKIMQELVQINPNLITPFGADGSLTKSYVTSFWILIGIGVVGLPQISVRAMSYKNSKAMHQALIIGTVVVGTIMIGMHLTGVFARVVLPGITVPDKVMPLLAMEVLPPWLAGVFLAAPMAAIMSTVNSLLLLVSSSIIKDIYVNYINKDAADSTIKKGSLWITGIVGLLVYAAAIKPPDFLIWLNLFSFGGLEAAFIWPIVLGLYWKKGNATGALASILVGVGSYMFIHLCYPNPFGIHTVVFPICFAFIAYIIGSMSAVKKTI; encoded by the coding sequence ATGAATTGGTATGTAATAATCCCAATGATAATTTCTTTTATCGTTGTGTTTTTAATTGGTGTATATGCATCAAGACGTGTACAAGCAACCGCTAATAATAAATTTTTACAAGAATATTTTCTTGGTGGGCGTGAACTTGGTGGCTTATTATTAGCTATGACGATGATTGCTACGTACGGTAGTGCAAGTAGCTTTATCGGCGGGCCTGGTATTGCTTACAATATAGGTCTTGGATGGGTGCTGTTATCAGCGATTCAAGTTGTAACAGGATATATCGTTTTAACGGTTATCGGTAAAAAGTTTGCTATTATCGCTAGGAAGATGGAAGCAATTACGCTTATTGATTATTTAAAGGGCAGATACAATAATAAAGCGGTAGTTGTTCTTTCTGCGTTATGTATTATAATCTTTTTGTTCTCAGCAACAGTAGCCCAGTGGGTTGGCGGCGGACGATTAATTGAGTCGCTAACAGGACTTTCCTACACAACGGCACTATTTTTATTTACATTTTCTGTACTTGTGTATGTGTTAATTGGTGGATTTCGTGCAGTCGCTTTATCAGATACGTTATTAGGAATCATTATGTTAGTGGGAACAACAATCATTTTAATTGCTACTGTCATTGCTGGTGGCGGAGTTGAAAAGATTATGCAGGAACTCGTTCAAATTAATCCGAATTTAATAACACCGTTTGGGGCGGATGGCAGTTTAACGAAATCATATGTTACATCATTTTGGATTTTAATTGGAATTGGCGTCGTTGGTTTACCACAAATTAGCGTGCGTGCTATGTCTTATAAAAATTCAAAAGCTATGCACCAAGCATTAATCATTGGAACGGTTGTCGTTGGTACGATTATGATTGGTATGCATTTAACGGGTGTGTTTGCAAGAGTAGTCCTTCCTGGTATAACGGTCCCAGATAAAGTAATGCCGCTACTCGCGATGGAAGTGTTGCCACCTTGGTTAGCTGGAGTTTTCTTAGCTGCACCAATGGCAGCGATAATGTCTACTGTAAACTCATTATTATTACTTGTAAGTTCGTCAATTATTAAAGATATATATGTGAACTACATAAATAAAGATGCCGCGGATAGTACGATAAAGAAAGGTAGCCTATGGATTACTGGTATCGTAGGATTACTCGTATATGCTGCCGCTATTAAGCCGCCAGACTTTTTAATTTGGTTAAATTTATTTTCTTTCGGTGGTTTAGAAGCAGCGTTCATTTGGCCGATTGTGTTAGGACTATATTGGAAAAAAGGAAATGCAACTGGAGCTCTCGCATCTATTTTAGTTGGAGTAGGTTCCTATATGTTTATTCACCTTTGCTATCCTAATCCATTCGGTATACATACAGTTGTTTTCCCGATTTGTTTTGCATTTATTGCTTATATAATTGGAAGTATGAGTGCTGTGAAAAAAACAATATAG
- a CDS encoding nucleoside hydrolase: MKKVLFLGDPGIDDSLAIMYGILHPDIDIVGVVTGYGNVTQEKATSNAAYLLQMAGREDIPVINGAKIPLSGDVTTYYPEIHGADGLGPIKPPKAFSPNIKPFCAFFDILEKYKGELIIVDAGRSTTLATAFILEKPMMKYVKEYYIMGGAFLMPGNVTPVAEANFHGDPIASQLVMQNAKNVTLVPLNVTSEAIITPEMVKYITKHSKTSFNKLIEPIFTYYYKAYKKLNPKITGSPVHDVVTMMVAANPSLLDYVYRRVDVDTIGVAKGESIADFRPQPEAKALKNWVRIGWSLHYKKFLEDFVKIMT; this comes from the coding sequence ATGAAAAAAGTGTTGTTTTTGGGAGACCCGGGAATTGATGACTCTTTAGCCATAATGTATGGAATTCTGCATCCTGATATTGATATTGTTGGTGTTGTAACAGGATATGGAAATGTAACGCAAGAAAAGGCGACAAGTAATGCAGCATATTTATTGCAAATGGCAGGAAGAGAAGATATACCTGTTATTAATGGTGCGAAAATCCCTTTATCCGGAGATGTTACAACGTATTATCCGGAGATTCATGGGGCAGATGGCTTAGGCCCTATTAAACCGCCAAAAGCATTTTCACCTAATATAAAACCTTTTTGTGCATTTTTTGATATTCTTGAAAAGTATAAAGGTGAATTAATCATTGTTGATGCTGGCAGGTCAACGACACTAGCGACAGCATTTATTTTAGAAAAACCGATGATGAAGTATGTGAAAGAATATTATATAATGGGCGGTGCTTTCTTAATGCCTGGTAATGTTACACCAGTTGCAGAGGCGAATTTTCATGGTGATCCCATTGCGTCACAATTAGTTATGCAAAATGCCAAGAATGTGACATTAGTGCCACTTAACGTTACATCTGAAGCTATTATTACGCCGGAGATGGTAAAGTATATAACGAAACACTCTAAAACAAGTTTTAATAAGTTAATCGAACCGATATTTACGTATTATTATAAAGCTTATAAAAAGTTAAATCCCAAAATAACAGGTAGTCCAGTACATGATGTTGTTACAATGATGGTAGCGGCAAATCCATCTCTTTTAGATTACGTGTATCGCCGTGTTGATGTCGATACGATTGGAGTTGCGAAAGGGGAAAGTATCGCTGATTTTCGCCCGCAGCCTGAAGCGAAAGCATTGAAAAATTGGGTGAGAATTGGTTGGTCATTACATTATAAAAAGTTTCTTGAGGATTTTGTGAAAATTATGACGTAG